TATTTGGAGGTTCAGCTGCTATACCAGCATAAAATTCATCATCATATTTAGAATTAGGATCATAACATGAACCTTTTATAGTTAACTGCATTGCATATACAGTTTGTCCACTCTCAATAGTAGGATACTGGAAATTCCGAGGGAAATTCCTTTCTAGAGGTATATTAGCTGGTACAACACAAACTGTtctatcaaacaagatactatTGTCCTTATCAGGTTTATCTAGTTTAAACTTTTTGGCTCCTTTTGATGCAAAACTTGTGACATTTGAATTAGATATTTTACGTTTAGGGTCACATTCAAGCATTTCTTTTACACtggaataaaaatacattaatatgttaataataatataacaaaatagatgtatcattaatttaaaaatgtatcttgcAGATGACACCAAAAAACTTTTAGTAATCTGTTATCCATAGgccattatttttaactttgtcTGCATAGTAACtaaactatttgtttttatacactTAACCAATTAAACCAATAAGcattattactatacttatatttaaaatatctatctaATTTCAGAcatctttttatttaatactaattgAGTGTTTTCGCTCACTTATCTAAAATCGTTTTATAGTGCTTTTATTactagaaaatgaaaatgaattgTAGAACATGTCAAGATagggttatataataatttgaccaGTTTAATATACTAGTGGGGACAATACTTAATAAGATGAAAGAACTTAGAGATCAAAActtgaaattatttgaaaattatgaaaaactttCAATTGAAAGCAAAAATTGAAGAGTTGGACCAGAAGTCATTTGAAAATGCAGTTTAAATTATTGgacattacctataataatgtgGAATGAAGATTGCTAGTATATAGTTAAAggaataactgaaaaatttaaaatagaatgtGATGTATTGAAAGCATATAGATTATAAGATAACAACTGAACATAAAACcgatatgaaaataattgctTGGCTGTCAGATAATAATGGTAGAAAACGGTTGGTCACAGAAGCGAAAAGATAAATGGGCAGCTAATCAGTATCGAGACAACTGGCCAACAccgaaaatgtatattaataatcatcTGACAAAATTGATATATTAGTAAGGAAAGATGAAAATACCAAAGTTATGAGGATCTACAACGAAaatgatttgaataaaataatataggtaggtctCTACTCTCTATCTgttttaattatgtacctacatgtaaaaattatataatgaatgGTACTATAAATGAGTTAGATAACCTGTATATTAGAACTAATATTTctctttgatattatattatatcgacttacaatcatattattatatttaagcatATTGGGCATTAAACTAACAAGAGCTGATCTATAGGAAACTATTCCGATATAATTGAGAATCGCCGTTTGAAATACAAACAAAAGTAACGAATgttttccaaaaaatatatttatatatatatttttttacttgttcACGGATGCGCGAAAACAGGTTGGTGGTAACATATTCTAAATTCTGATTCGGGCATAACGCATTCAAATTTCAAgcaagtgtaaaatataaacatttaacaattGACAGTTGAGGTTTGCGATCGGAATATAATTTATCCATCCTATATCACAAATGTTATTCgtgatttattattctattttttaatattaatatttactgacCTTGAAGACATGTTATCGAAGATTTGCAGAATGACACTGACCAGCGTCAGGATATACAAATCAACCACTCAGCGGGATCcgtgaaaaatgaaatatgtgTCCTCTGAAACAACGGTGGCTGCTTCGGCGGTACAGTGATTAAACAAGTAGCAACTAAAACATAAATGGAAGAAACTAAATTGAGGTTATCGgtggtacctaatacctatatctataacgTCAGTGTGTTGCAGACGAGTAAAAAACAGTTGTATGCGTGCCAccaaatactaaaatgtaatccattttaaaatttaaattaaattaaatataaccacTTCACTCTGGCAcagtttattttctaaattcattaatgttatgtaattttatttaaagtttttattgaatttaaccACCTGATGAATATTTTTACCTAACCTTATCCGCTTATCCATTCCCACTACTCTCATaggggcggcggcggcagcgacgATGTACTACGACGACGCACGGACGATATTCTTACTCTATGGTGACAACTCACAATTGCAAAAACAAACCGTTTCGTGACTTGCATTCGATTGTTCGCGAcgtgtttatacttttattattatttccttctatattactattttaggaGGCCAGCGGTTATTaaagcttattattattattattattattattattattattatagaataccaGATAATTAACacatcaacattaaaaatagttgataTCACACCAAATACACTTCGTaataactccgtgtaaaaaaagctatgttaaaaaaaaaaaatttagtaatgattaaatctttaaaagacgtgatacctatatatggaaattaagtaaaatgccattttataatgttacaaatacctatgatgacaaataagatcaattgtaatgttaaatacttagtcaacatattgttgatacattattaataactgtaaatactgtagtggttacttaattgtatttatttaagtatacttctACGTCCTGCCaaatagttaaacataatatgttgactaagtatttaacattacaatttatcgtatttgtcatcataggtatttgtaatattataaaatggcattttacttaatttccatattatatcacgtcttttaaagatttaatcattactaatttttttttttttaacttagctttttttttacacggagttataacgaagtgtttttggtgtgattaatgttacgcggcgctcgctcgcatattatatatttatatttacgcgGCGCGTACTATGTATGATTAggttttatcaaaaaatgacctaaaaaaatgcaaatgacataaaaatgacgaaaaatgtctttaaaaaatgacctaaaaaaattacaaatatttgttttaaatttataaaaatacatttttatataaatatcgtcGCCGAATTCCGACACAAATGCACGCAGACGAGCACTAACCGTCGTTTTAATTTTCGGCATTtcgaaaatattacgaaaaaataataaaatgtaggtacaatattatttactataacacGAAAACGACGAGACGACTGTAATCGGTCAGATAAAATAGGATACTAAATACTAATCGATTATTAGGAAACACGACAACGACAAAATGTAATCGGCGAGATAAAATCGGATAGGTActaatcttagtccgtggtaattTCCAAGTTTTAAGTTATCGGCATAGACAAGAAACAATCAGAAGTGAACTAGtgtgaaatcaataaaaatgtcgaaaaatgtcaaaaaatgacttaaaaggaaaaaaagccaaaaaatgcaaaataa
This genomic window from Metopolophium dirhodum isolate CAU chromosome 1, ASM1992520v1, whole genome shotgun sequence contains:
- the LOC132937005 gene encoding uncharacterized protein LOC132937005; protein product: MSSSVKEMLECDPKRKISNSNVTSFASKGAKKFKLDKPDKDNSILFDRTVCVVPANIPLERNFPRNFQYPTIESGQTVYAMQLTIKGSCYDPNSKYDDEFYAGIAAEPPNMLNNFRYLIFFYDSKVQYRQHQGIRLIARWRSIHVV